Proteins from a genomic interval of Kaistia defluvii:
- a CDS encoding heme lyase CcmF/NrfE family subunit has protein sequence MIVEIGHYALVLALVLALAGGTLPFWGALRGDTRLMAVASTTSVAQFLFVGMSFAALTYAYVVSDFSVQNVVENSHSLKPLLYKISGVWGNHEGSMLLWVLILVLFGALVAVFSENLPLKLKALVLSVQSWISAAFLFFILIVSNPFLRLDPAPLQGRDLNPLLQDVGLAIHPPLLYLGYVGCSISFAFAIAALIDGRIDAAWARWVRPWTLTAWCFLTLGIAMGSYWAYYELGWGGWWFWDPVENASFMPWLAATALLHSAIVMEKREALKIWTILLAILTFSLSLLGTFLVRSGVLTSVHAFATDPTRGIFILCILCVFIGGAFSLFAARAGQLSQGGLFAPISREGALVLNNLLLTAACATVLVGTLYPLALEALTGEKISVGAPFFDMTFGPMMVPLLIAVPFGPMLAWKRGDIVAAGQRLLFAFGAAMAVVILGLALMGTPSALALFGVALAVWLMVGALSEIAFRIKLGRVSPAESWRRGAGLPRSAWGTMVAHFGVGVTVLGIIGSTAWNSETIVTLKPGEAVTIGSRTLTMEGFVPISGGTYTGTGVRFTVRQGGNVVATMEPEKRLYTVPNTPTTEAAINTFGFSQLYVSLGDISADGSTVVRVYWKTLIALIWLGALVMTAGGMLSLSDRRLRVGAPKPARRSVAVPAE, from the coding sequence ATGATCGTCGAGATCGGCCACTACGCGCTCGTCCTGGCGCTGGTTCTGGCGCTGGCGGGCGGCACGCTGCCCTTCTGGGGCGCCTTGCGCGGCGACACCAGGCTGATGGCGGTCGCCTCGACCACTTCGGTGGCGCAGTTCCTGTTCGTCGGGATGAGCTTCGCGGCGCTGACATACGCCTATGTCGTCTCCGATTTCTCGGTCCAGAACGTGGTCGAGAATTCCCATTCGCTGAAGCCGCTGCTCTACAAGATCTCTGGCGTCTGGGGAAACCATGAAGGCTCGATGCTGCTCTGGGTGCTGATCCTGGTGCTCTTCGGCGCGCTCGTGGCGGTGTTCAGCGAGAACCTACCGCTGAAGCTCAAGGCGCTGGTGCTATCGGTCCAGTCCTGGATCAGCGCGGCCTTCCTGTTCTTCATCCTGATCGTCTCCAATCCCTTCCTCAGGCTCGATCCGGCGCCGCTGCAGGGGCGCGACCTCAACCCGCTGCTGCAGGATGTCGGGCTCGCGATCCATCCGCCGCTGCTCTATCTCGGCTATGTCGGCTGTTCGATCTCGTTCGCCTTCGCCATCGCCGCGTTGATTGACGGCCGCATCGACGCTGCCTGGGCGCGATGGGTGCGGCCCTGGACGCTGACGGCCTGGTGCTTCCTGACGCTCGGCATCGCCATGGGTTCCTACTGGGCCTATTACGAACTCGGCTGGGGCGGCTGGTGGTTCTGGGATCCGGTCGAGAATGCGAGCTTCATGCCCTGGCTCGCCGCGACCGCGCTGCTGCATTCGGCGATCGTCATGGAGAAGCGCGAGGCGCTGAAGATCTGGACGATCCTGCTCGCCATCCTCACCTTCTCGCTGTCCCTGCTCGGCACCTTCCTGGTGCGATCCGGCGTGCTGACCTCGGTGCACGCCTTCGCCACCGACCCGACGCGCGGCATCTTCATTCTCTGCATTCTCTGCGTCTTCATCGGCGGCGCCTTCTCGCTGTTCGCGGCGCGGGCGGGTCAGCTCAGCCAGGGCGGCCTGTTTGCCCCGATCAGCCGGGAGGGCGCGCTCGTCCTCAACAATTTGCTGCTGACGGCCGCCTGCGCGACCGTCTTGGTCGGCACGCTCTATCCGTTGGCGCTGGAAGCGCTGACGGGCGAGAAGATCTCGGTCGGCGCGCCATTCTTCGACATGACCTTTGGCCCGATGATGGTGCCGCTGCTGATCGCCGTGCCGTTCGGCCCCATGCTCGCCTGGAAGCGCGGCGACATCGTCGCGGCGGGGCAGCGGTTGCTGTTCGCCTTTGGCGCGGCCATGGCGGTGGTCATCCTCGGTCTGGCGCTGATGGGAACGCCCTCGGCGCTGGCGCTGTTCGGCGTTGCGCTCGCGGTGTGGCTGATGGTCGGTGCACTGTCGGAAATCGCCTTCCGCATCAAGCTCGGTCGCGTCTCGCCGGCGGAAAGCTGGCGGCGCGGCGCGGGACTGCCGCGCTCGGCCTGGGGCACGATGGTCGCGCATTTCGGCGTCGGCGTCACCGTGCTTGGCATCATCGGATCCACGGCCTGGAACAGCGAGACCATCGTCACGCTGAAGCCCGGCGAGGCGGTAACGATCGGATCGCGGACGCTGACCATGGAAGGCTTCGTGCCGATCAGCGGCGGCACCTATACCGGTACGGGCGTGCGCTTCACGGTTCGCCAGGGGGGCAATGTCGTGGCGACGATGGAGCCTGAAAAGCGGCTTTACACCGTCCCGAACACCCCGACCACCGAGGCAGCGATCAACACCTTCGGCTTCTCCCAGCTCTATGTTTCGCTCGGCGACATCTCGGCCGATGGCTCGACCGTTGTCCGCGTCTACTGGAAGACGCTGATCGCCCTGATCTGGCTGGGCGCGCTCGTGATGACCGCGGGCGGCATGCTCTCGCTTTCCGACCGTCGTCTGAGGGTCGGCGCCCCGAAGCCGGCCCGGCGCTCTGTCGCCGTCCCGGCGGAGTAG
- a CDS encoding cytochrome c-type biogenesis protein produces MRRMMLALGLLVAAWPAFAAVQPDEILKDPVLEARARALSAELRCLVCQSQSIDDSDATIARDLRVLVRERLQAGDSDAAVKAFLVDRYGEYVLLKPRLTWHTIVLWGAPPALLVVGGAFAIGVFRRRRVAAVTGLTADEEARVEALLARED; encoded by the coding sequence ATGCGCCGGATGATGCTTGCGCTGGGACTGCTCGTCGCCGCCTGGCCGGCCTTTGCCGCGGTCCAGCCGGACGAGATCCTCAAGGACCCCGTTCTGGAAGCGCGCGCCCGTGCGCTGTCGGCCGAACTGCGCTGCCTGGTCTGCCAGAGCCAGTCGATCGACGATTCGGACGCGACGATCGCCCGCGACCTGCGCGTGCTGGTTCGCGAGCGCCTGCAGGCCGGCGACAGCGATGCGGCGGTCAAGGCGTTCCTGGTCGATCGCTACGGCGAATATGTCCTGCTGAAACCGCGCCTGACCTGGCACACGATCGTGCTCTGGGGCGCCCCGCCGGCCTTGCTCGTTGTAGGCGGAGCCTTTGCGATCGGCGTCTTCCGGCGCCGTCGCGTCGCCGCGGTGACCGGCCTGACGGCCGACGAGGAAGCCCGCGTCGAGGCCTTGCTGGCGCGCGAGGACTAG
- a CDS encoding Do family serine endopeptidase, translating to MTEQNPAPKSTQTRLRSRALLGTALAALIVGGIAGQAVVSSHTPAYAEAVHVQPQTLPSFADLVEKVKPAVVSVRVKSTVTEADASGGPDAFGFPNPDQFPPGSPMERFFRQFQDQRGPQGQAPNRMQRPKPRQSVALGSGFFISEDGYVVTNNHVVDGATEFTVSNSDGKEFSARLIGTDEKTDLALLKVDDAEKFTYVDFAKGHSRVGDWVVAVGNPFGLGGTVTAGIVSALGREIGAGPYDDFIQIDASVNKGNSGGPTFNLAGEVIGINTAIYSPSGGSVGIAFDIPAATAERVIKDLKDHGEVVRGWLGVQIQPVTKDIADSLNLKEAKGALVSEPQEGSPALTAGIKSGDAILTVDGKTVEDARNLAQIIAGYSPDTTVKLGIWRGGKAEDVSVKLGKLPGSEKQASAKQAEDKSASVADLGLSLSVSPDGKGVLVSDVDPDGSAAEQGLQTGDIILAVGGSEVARPGDVEREVVDAKKQGMKAVLMRVKSGDQTRFVALPFGKA from the coding sequence ATGACCGAACAGAATCCCGCTCCGAAGTCCACTCAGACACGGCTCCGCAGCCGCGCCCTGCTCGGCACGGCGCTTGCCGCCCTGATCGTCGGCGGAATCGCGGGACAGGCCGTGGTCAGCTCGCACACTCCGGCCTATGCCGAGGCGGTTCACGTCCAGCCGCAGACGCTTCCGAGCTTCGCCGACCTGGTCGAGAAGGTGAAGCCGGCCGTCGTCAGCGTTCGCGTCAAGTCGACGGTCACCGAGGCGGATGCGTCCGGCGGCCCTGACGCATTCGGCTTCCCGAATCCGGACCAGTTCCCGCCCGGCTCGCCGATGGAGCGCTTCTTCCGCCAGTTCCAGGACCAGCGTGGCCCGCAGGGTCAGGCCCCGAACCGCATGCAGCGTCCGAAGCCCCGCCAGTCGGTGGCGCTCGGCTCCGGCTTCTTCATCTCCGAGGACGGCTACGTCGTCACCAACAACCACGTTGTCGACGGCGCGACCGAATTCACCGTCAGCAATTCGGACGGCAAGGAATTCAGCGCCCGCCTGATCGGCACCGACGAGAAGACCGATCTTGCGCTTCTGAAGGTCGATGACGCCGAGAAGTTCACCTATGTCGATTTCGCCAAGGGTCATTCCCGCGTCGGCGACTGGGTCGTAGCAGTCGGCAACCCGTTCGGCCTCGGCGGCACGGTGACGGCCGGTATCGTATCGGCGCTCGGCCGTGAGATCGGCGCCGGTCCCTATGACGACTTCATCCAGATCGACGCATCGGTGAACAAGGGCAACTCCGGTGGCCCGACCTTCAACCTCGCCGGCGAAGTGATCGGCATCAACACCGCCATCTACTCGCCGTCGGGCGGCAGCGTCGGCATCGCCTTCGACATTCCGGCCGCGACCGCCGAGCGTGTCATCAAGGACCTGAAGGATCACGGCGAGGTCGTGCGCGGCTGGCTCGGTGTCCAGATCCAGCCGGTCACCAAGGATATCGCCGACAGCCTCAACCTGAAAGAAGCCAAGGGCGCGCTCGTCAGCGAGCCGCAGGAAGGCAGCCCCGCGCTGACCGCCGGCATCAAGTCGGGTGACGCGATCCTGACGGTCGACGGCAAGACGGTCGAAGACGCCCGCAACCTGGCCCAGATCATCGCGGGCTACTCGCCCGATACGACGGTGAAGCTCGGCATCTGGCGCGGTGGCAAGGCTGAGGACGTCAGCGTCAAGCTCGGCAAGCTCCCCGGTTCGGAGAAGCAGGCCAGCGCCAAGCAGGCCGAGGACAAGTCGGCTTCGGTCGCCGATCTCGGACTGTCGCTGTCCGTGTCGCCGGATGGCAAGGGCGTCCTGGTTTCCGATGTCGATCCCGACGGATCGGCCGCGGAGCAGGGCCTCCAGACGGGCGACATCATTCTCGCAGTCGGCGGCAGTGAGGTTGCGCGTCCCGGCGACGTCGAGCGTGAAGTCGTGGACGCCAAGAAGCAGGGCATGAAGGCCGTGCTGATGCGGGTGAAGTCTGGCGACCAGACGCGCTTCGTGGCGCTCCCCTTCGGCAAGGCATAA
- a CDS encoding response regulator transcription factor, with protein MRILLVEDDRETASYLVKALREVGHVPDHAADGEEGAFLLDANKYDVIIVDRMLPKKDGLTLVEETRRKGNDTPVLILSALGQVDDRVTGLRAGGDDYLAKPYAFAELLARIEVLARRRKPGEAETMLKVGELELDRLSHLVRRGDINIPLQPREFRLLEYLMKHAGQVVTRTMLLENVWDYHFDPQTNVIDVHISRLRSKIDKGFSEPLLHTVRGAGYMVRDGVR; from the coding sequence ATGCGAATCCTGCTTGTCGAAGACGATCGTGAGACTGCCAGCTACCTGGTGAAGGCCCTGCGCGAGGTCGGCCATGTTCCCGACCACGCGGCCGATGGCGAGGAGGGCGCGTTTCTCCTCGATGCCAACAAATATGACGTCATCATCGTCGACCGCATGCTGCCCAAGAAGGACGGCCTGACGCTGGTCGAGGAGACGCGGCGCAAGGGCAATGATACGCCCGTGCTGATCCTCTCGGCGCTCGGCCAGGTCGACGACCGGGTCACCGGTCTTCGGGCCGGCGGCGACGATTATCTCGCCAAGCCGTATGCCTTCGCGGAATTGCTGGCGCGCATCGAGGTGCTGGCGCGCCGCCGCAAGCCCGGCGAGGCGGAGACCATGCTGAAGGTCGGCGAGCTCGAGCTCGACCGGCTCAGCCATCTGGTTCGCCGCGGCGACATCAATATCCCCCTGCAGCCGCGCGAATTCCGCCTGCTCGAATATCTCATGAAGCATGCCGGCCAGGTCGTGACCCGCACCATGCTGCTCGAGAATGTCTGGGATTATCACTTCGATCCGCAGACCAACGTCATCGACGTTCATATTTCCCGGCTGCGTTCCAAGATCGACAAGGGATTCTCCGAGCCGCTTCTGCATACGGTTCGGGGCGCAGGATACATGGTCCGTGACGGCGTTCGGTAA